Part of the Trichoderma asperellum chromosome 1, complete sequence genome is shown below.
AGTACGACGTTGAATCAGAGCTGAGCCATAATATGAGGCACGAGTACAGGCTACGGAACAATGAATACTACGTACACAGAAGTATTAAGAGTGTGCCATTACACGTACAAGTAATGCAGGCTTTCTATGCCGATAGTGCGGTGCCCTATCCATGCAAGCTGCACTTCGCGTAGGAATCAGGCCCTTGATCCCTGCTACAGTAATATATGATACAGTACGCACACTAGTAAGCTAGTGGGAggggaaagaggaaaacatTCGCCGTTTGATTAATTCAGTTCCGTGGGAGTGAAGCTTCGGGATGGGGCTGGACGGGACAGGGATTGCCAGATGCTTGCAGTACGGCTGTTGCTTTTTGACAGCCCGGTTTAGACAAGCCCCCTGTCATCAAGCATGTATCACATGCGTGATCAaatcccccctcccccacgATTCCAGAGTCATCTCACCATTACTAAGAAAGTAATAGAGATAGACACAGTACGAGCAAAATGAAGGCGACCGGACCAGGGCTGCTTATGAGCCAAGTCCTGGACAACGACGGAGCGGAGGATTGGGATGCAGAAAGCAAGACCTAGACCACTCTCGTTACCGTGCTATCTATGCTGATCATTTCAGCCCGGCTTCTTAGATAGAGCATCGCGCCATGTGATTTGTGCCACGTCAGTCCTCTTGGTACAATGAAACTCGTGGCACACATTGCTTAACTGCACGAGAGCAATGAAACCCTGTCCATGTGTACAATATACGACTTACGGAGTACATACAGCGAAGTCtcaaaagtatttaaagaaccGGAACCTGGTTCCACTCCTTGATATCTTTTCAACTTTACATGTTCATTAACTTTGCGCATTCTCGACATTTTTTATAACAagtctgtcttttttttttctttgcctaCGATtggaataataataaaacaaattaTTACCAAGCTTTACTTAATCTTACAAGCTTACGACAAGCAAGATGGCGTCCTCCAACAGCACTCCCCTCACCAGCATCGACTCTATGAACTCCCAGATCGAGAAAGTAGTCCCAACCGCAGATCAAAGTAAGTTTGTTCGCGGTTTCAGTAAGGAACTGTGGCAGGGTCTCGCTGCGGCCGCGAGATCCTTATCGTTTGGCCGCAACACCATCGATCTGGGTAGCTTGATCAAACATGGCCCCAAGATGCCGGATGATATGGAGGGGACTACTGAGCTTACTGGATTCGCCAGTTGGGAGATTACTGAGGAGCCGCAGTCGCTCAACCATCCTCTTCGCGTTTCGCCTCACGGGCCTCGCACCGGCCTCAAGCGACGATGGAATCTGATGAAGCTGCAACCCACTTCCTGCGAGATATCCGGGCACAGCAGCTTCCAAGTTTCGGACAGCGAGTCTAATGGTCTTGCTTTTATGTTCTTGGCTTGGTCTTACATCCTCTGCGTGTTCTTGCTTGAAGAGCAGCGCATCCCTGTTATCTATGAGGATGCAGCAGCCCCGTCTGGTGATGAAACGCCCACGAGCAATGAATTTATTGTAGACCTCGGTGACGCTAGCAATGAAGAATACCGCTGGTGGTctactcttctctctcctggCCAAGGATGGAAGGCTACCCGCTTTGGGCATCCAGTGTGGGCTGTTTCGTTTACTGGCAATGTTAAATTCAAGATCACATACCAGCGCAGCGCTTCAAAACCATCTGGGGAAATAGAAGAGATCAAGCCTCCGAcaagcaaagaagcagctgaGTTCCTTTCTCGATTTGCGTCCTTGTACAATCTAGAAAGCCAGGCTGTGTTGGGCCTCGCGATGGCGCTGATTGTGCCCCTTCATCAGAATATGTCATCAACTATACACATCCCAAAGCCACATCTCGCCAAACCAAGTACGGTTTCTCTGACATCCATCATTGATAAGGAGTTTCGCAACCTGTCTTACTATATGGCTCTCAGCTCCAATCCCACTTTCGTGGCTTCGGCTCTTTGGTCCGTCTTTTGGGAGCCCGAAGTTGACTGCAATTTGGTCACCCCCTGGTTCGATCCAATAATCGATGTCCTTCTGCCCTTGATTGAAGATGAGAACCTTGAGATGGTGGGTCATATGCTAGCACTTAGAAGGCCTGGTGTCGCCCCTCTATGGTACGGATTGCTTGCCTGTGGCACTACAGAGACCGTCTTGGCTATTGTTCCCTACCTCAAGACGCTCAACACTCGCGTGCCTACAAAGCTCATGCCCGAAGTTGCGGTTTGGACCGACTCACCTCAGTCATTCATGGATCTGACTGGATCCGGGCCTTACCTACAAGGGAGCCAGATCTCACGGGCTGACGCGTGGCGACTTCGGCACGAGTGCTGCAATGCTTGGAAAGATGGCGCTCATTTTCGTTATCTTCCAACTACTCCATTTCGCCCTTTTGGCTCCATCAATGGCAATGAGCTTGAAGTCGTGGTACGCAAGCATCTCGAATGCTCGAGACATCAATGGACGTACAAGGGATTCACGTGGGTACTAAGGACCAATGTTACGTTGCTCCATGAACCTCGTGTATTGACCACACCCTGGACTGATTTTGAAGAAGATTCGGTCATTCAACCACCCCGAAGAGAATCAGTAGACCCAAATTATGAGCCAGATCACGCAGCGAGCCAAAGAGCCGTTGGCGATATGTTCCGATGGGCTGCTACAGAGATGGAGGCGTCTGGGAAGCACATTTACTCCCACCCTTGGGTCGATATAAATTCTCATTTCGTACAGGCTGAGAAGGCAAAAAAGCGCGGGAATAAAGGGATGATGCGCCTGTCGGAGCTGTTGATGGAGAGAGTCAAAGAGTGGAATGAGAATCGTGGTGAGTAATTCTGTTCCCCGCTATGTGTTTACGACTGACCATGGCTGATCGATGATTACCGTCTagaagaggacgatgagACGGTTGTTGGTGCTGGAGAAGTTTAGAGAGAGGAGCTGATGGTGCTACTATTTTTTTGTATCTAAATGCATGAGTGTAATTATACATGGAAAGAATACCGGCTATGGCGCTCAGATTGTTAGTAAAGTCAGCCGACTGCGTACTCTGGCATTGGAAATGGGTGGGAGCCGGCGAGCTCCCCAGATGGCTAACAGGGCTGGGATTTGAATTTGGAAAGGtggtctgctgctgcctgaAAGTGTGTGTTTTGTCATTCTTACCAACCACGATTAGTGTCTTTCATTAACCTGATAAGCTTGCCTTTTTAAGTGGTTGTGAACAGACGTGCGTGCTGAACCCTTGTATCCGACGGAAATGCAGGCAGCGGAACTGACACCCTGACAGAACTTGCTGGCTTTCCAGAAAGGGAAAGACAGCAGGTCTCTGATTGGCTAATCTAAGCAGAacgagaaaagagacaatATCGATTCAGGACGAAGCCTAGACGACTCCTTGACTGGGAACTTGGGCACTAGTAGGTAGTGCAggcgaaaaggcaaaaataTCCTGGGATCCTTTCGTCTAAGCCAACGGAACACGATCAGATTGGCTCCCATGCGAGATATTGCGGGGCGCAGCCGTCAGCTCAGGTAGCGAGCTCGTCAAAGCGCTGCGAATCCAAGTGCACCTGTACCAACGTGTACTTGTATCCTGCACGACCAAGGAAGGAAGCACGTTGGTTGGGTGCTCAACTCGAGCCAGGGTCTGATGTACGTACATATTGCACAGAACCCCAGATAAAGCGCCGGAAACTCCGCATGAGGGGCGGGCTAATGCAGGTCGCCTATTTGCCGCTGGGTGGGTGATTGCTTCCTGCGGCGCTCTCGTCGTGTGATCGAGCGTGATGCGAGGCAAGTCGGATTCAGAAGTGGCTGCCCTACTAGACTTGGGTAGTATGTAGTTGCGGCGCCTTCCTTCTGCCCCCCCACCCCAGCAAGGTCGATACAGGGTGTTGTGTCACTCACCGTGCTGCCTGCCTAAGTCCTTGCTGCTCCATTTGCCATGATGCTACTATTATTACGGGATATATACCTACACCTACCTACTTATGTGCCATTGCCAGATACTACTCGTGGTTGGGAGGGGCGCGCTGTCCCGTGCAGTGCTTCGCAGGACAGACTAAAACACGGCAAGTGCGGGAGTGGATCCCCCCGGCCCGTGGCCTTTGCATCCGGCCCCGCCCAACCAATCAGTACCGGAAACCACGCTTGCTCTTGCGCCCAAAGCAGCTTTCCCTTCCCTGCTCAGAATCCTTCCGCTCTTGCTTTTTTGCCCAGCCGCACATACTCTAGACCGACATTTCCGGTATTTCCTACTGCTTGTCCCTCCCTGGTACCCGGTACTTGGTATCGCAGCTTTGGCTCGCTGCTGGGCGGCAGGTGCCAGTACTTGCTGGCAATGGATGACGGCATGACTGGGAAGGAGCAAGCTCGGAGCCTGTAAATTAGTATGTGTTCACCAAGGGGGCTGAAAtttgaggaagagagagacacgGAGCACAGAAAAGAAGGACTGGTAAGACAGACGAGAAGAGTGAAGGGAAGAGATGAGAGACCGGCCTGTCTGTGTCACCAAATAGTTTCCGTTGGCTTACGCTTCCTGCTTGGCTGAGACATCTTACTCATGCAGCTATGCGGCTGCCGAATCCATTTCGCTCTTTTTAATCGCTTGCTTGGGCCGTTgttccttcctttccttaAAATGTCGTGGTTATTCGCTCTTGTTATCGTCTTTACCGCTAAAAGCAAAGCACCGCTGCTTTCAAGTTTATCCATTCCTTCGATATTTCTGTTGCTTTGATATTGAACCCACTGCCTCAATGGAATCTCTGCAAGAAGAACTGCTGGCAAGCAGTGAGACGGGTGTCGACACTCTCCGAGAATACCACCCTTACCCCAAGCGTCCGCTTTCACCAATCATCGAAGAGTCCACAGCCGAGCTTCCCCATAACAGAAAGCGAGTTCGTGAGAGCCCAACAACCGTTTACGGTACCTCCGAGGATGATCGTGGATGGAAACGACAGCAGATATCGGACTCCCGCGACACTGTCGAGACCGCTGTTACCGAGGCCAATACTGATCCGATTGCTGGCGAAGAGATTAACCGTGTGGAAGGAAGCTCTGAAGAGGCTATCCTTGTAGAAGCTGTGCATGAAGAAGCGGGCCGTGAGGAAGCAGACCGCGAAGAAACGGGTCCTCGAGCAGCCAGCGTTGAAGAGGTAACCACACAAATAGCAACTCCTCTAGATAATTTCTATGCCGTATTCGActcagacgacgaagatgtaGCAGACGAGGATATACTTCATAGCGAATCCGCCTATCAATCCACTTCAGCCTCGCCATCTCCACCAAGTGAATTTGATCGGGCACCTCACATGTCTCCCGCCCCCGAGACCGATATTAGCTTCTTTGTGTTGCCCAAAGACAGGTGGCCCAAGGAGCACAAAAGTGTTCAATACCGAGATCACTCGTGGAGCCTTGTGTATAACAAGCACAAAACATTTATATGCGAATTCCCAGAGGGTCTTGCTGAAGGAAGCTTAGGTCTCTGCAAGGAGCTGCTTGAGAGGGAACAGCTGCCCCCGagagtctctctctttgaTGACGAAGTTATTCACGACACTAGTATAAGGGTTCAGCGCAGAAACGAGACGATGATATTTCGCGACATTACTCCCTTGATTGCGCCATCGGCCGAACTCATGGCCTTGCGCGGTGATGAGCAGCTGGACATTTTGTGCGAGTCTACAAACGAAATATGGACATATTCTCAGCAATTGCTTCAGTATCAGCCACAGCCCTCTTATTCTGTTGGTTTCAAAGCTCTGGCGTTTACCGAGCTGCAGTTCACCAAGGTCACGGAGTTCTTTGAAGACAGATGCACTTCCGAAACGTCACCTATTATGGGTACATCTCATATGTTCTTTCCGTGCTTTTCGTGCGAAATTGGGTGCTTCGAGGTCACCCGACGACAGAACGTGCACAACATGACAATCGGTATGCGTGCTGTTGTTGACCTGTTCCGCGGAGTCAAGCGCGAAGCCGAGGTACACCGCCAAATTCTGGCCTTTTCCATTTCACACGACCACCGCCAGGCGGAAATTGTTGCCCATTATCCGGTCATACTAGGAGAGACTACAGAATACTATCAACAGCTTATCGcctcctttatatttacCGATTCTAGGTATGATAAATGGACGGCGTACCGCTTCACCAAAAACATGTATGAAGTGTGGATGCCGGCGCAGTTTCAATGGATCTGCTCTGCCATCAATCAACTACCAGAAGGGTGGTCCTGCGGAAAGGACATTGGCCAGCGCGAATTCGTTTGAGTCTTTGCATCACGCGGTTGGCACTAGAAATTTGAACGTTATATGATGGTCTGGGAAAATTGGTTATTACGATAATGGCTTTTTCGCGTTTGGATATATGGGACTACAGATGGCGCCTTATTGTTCTTTGTTTTACAGCATCTAGCTTTCCAGTGGCATCTAAAAGTTTCATTTGTATTTATTTTGTAATATGGCATACTAGCATTGGAGGACAACTTGGTAATGGATTTATATTGTGGGATTATAGGGTAGCAACTAATACATGGTAGTGGTTGCATCGTATCTGACCTCGATGATGTGGCGCAGTACTTTCAGATCTCTAAAGTAACTCATGGTCTATTGCAGATGTCTAGTACGCCCAGCTAAGTATATATAACATTGGTATTTCTGTTTAATCTTCAGAGAATTGATGCCAAAATCCCAACCTTTCGCGGGCTAGATACTAGTAGCTAATGGCTTCAGGGTCAATAGAGGCTCAGAAATGGCATCTTCTCCGAGCTGAACACTCCCTCTCGCATCTTTGTATCTGGGGATTTGAAACTATCCCAACTCATCAATACGTATACACCTGTTGGGCGTGCCGATACTCAAAGCCTTTCGATGGCCCCCAAATACACGCGGGGATCGAGCCTTTCTCCCACCGGAAGCATCAGGCGTCgatggaggggaggggagcaGCGTTTAGCCAATTCTtgtgcttctttctctcattcaGGATGAGACTATTTGCATAAATTTGATTTACTCTCACCGCTTGGAGATACGTGGCGTTGCTGCCTTGGATTCGGAGCGGCGTTTATAAGGAGTTGGGGTTGGTTGGTGTAGGCCGTGTGTTGGTGCATGCATGTACTATAGTTTCGAGAAAACCAGGCTGGGCTATTCTAAGCACCAAGCGAAACAGTAATTGCAAGCCTAGTCTTATGCTTATGGCTTTCTAGTCTAGGCCCTAATGATTCTCAGCCGCACAATAAGTAATCTCGGCGAATAACCACTCCCGTGTTGTAGAGTGCTTCGCACGTGGGGTACATACGTGTATGAAGCTTACAGGGGAGAGCTTCCCCCCCTAATATTTGCGACTTTCCTATCGTCCATGTATTCCTTGTTTGGATTAGAGGGTCGTGGCATATATCCTTGATCAGGATACAAATTTTTGAGCATGGATGGTGTGGAAGAGCGTTGCATTTGGGGAGAATTAGCATCAGACAGCATACATGCTTGTACCTACTTGCGGCTAGGTATACTGCTAGGCTAGTAGTTTGTGCGTGGGCTATCTTAAGCAAGGATCTCgttgcttttttattctagACTTGATTCAATGTCTGGGGGCGTCTTTGGAGATGAATCTAGATTTATGCACAAGCCAGGGTTTTCCATCACACCGAGATTGTGGAGACAGCGAGGCTGTGCGCGGATGCATGTTCCGAGCTGGCAGCAGTAGTGCTACAGTGAATTACACTTGTGGAGATTACACTGTGACATTGCTTGTCTTGGTTTACGAAATCaatgctcttttcttttttttcctctcttatGCTGGGGTTGTGACATGTGGGCGGTGGTTTGTGTAATTATATTGCCCTGGGGGTATTGTATTACTACTGCCAGTACCCTCTTGATATGACTACTGCTTGAAATGTGGCTGACTTTTGATATTACGTGGAGAAATGGACTGAGTAATAAAGCAAGGATAGGGTGTTGCCTTGTCTTTGCCGATTACCTCGTTTTGTTCGATTAGTATTGTCGTTGCTGCGTAGAGAATCGTGATTTCAGGAACACGTCAACCACATGCAATAGCCTGCATCTCTGTCACTAAAACACCTCAGACAAGCCAGTAGCATATCTGCCTCGTGCATCTGCCTAATACCAAATCACAACTACCGTCGTATTTgctagttttttttaaaaagtgcCGACGCATTAGTGTGTGATGCGATTGCCTTGATCAAACGTGGCTCAGTCCAGTCCAGTTCAATGCAGTGTAAAAAGTGGAGGCTTCAGGCAAAGTTGAAGGTTCGCAAAATAGTGTCCGAGTCTATGGCTGCAGCCGGGTGAAAAGCACATCTCTGTGCTGGTATTGGCTGCTTTTGTGAAGCATTGAAGGCTCTTGTTGGGCACCGAAGCGGGGTGTGAAAAAATAATTCACTGGTACGCGTTGTTAATGCTGGCCATtgatgggggggggggggggggggggatattGTACTTCTTGGAGCACAGCACTTAATTTTCATGTGAAAATCGGGGGTACGTGGGATCTGCACTACTATTGTGCTGTGGAGGCGGCTTAAAGAACTGGCGGTAGGATGGCTGTTACTGACATCTTTGTACTgcatttctctcctcttaGTTGTGGTAGTTTAGCAGTATGATGAAATACATACATCTAGAAGAAAgatattatagtagttagTATAAGAAGATTGACTTTGTATGTATCAGCGAGCCGCTTGGTCAGCCAGTAGTTACAGAGTAGAGACGGCGTGGATACACAGGAGAAGTAGATAGAATTGATGTAAGAGAGCAATTAGGACTAGTCAACGCAAATCCAAATCGGCGCCAAAGTACTCCATGAAGTCGAGGGTAGAGTTGATTGCCATATAAAGCCTAGGCTTGGCAATAACAATTGTCTAATATGAAGCCTGCGGATGGGCTTTGGTTACAAACAAGTTGCTCTAGCCCTCAAGCGCTTCCTCCATTGCAGCACGATGAAGTAATGAAACAATTTTGCGTTGAGGCGTATAATACCCAAGggaaactatattaaatggCATTACGGTGTCTTACAATCATGTATCAAACAATTCATACTTCAGActaagtaatagtaattaacAATACATTACTCTCTAGTAGGACAGAGTGTTGAGATTCGGTATTGTACAAGCTAAGAATAGCCCCAACTGAGATCGAATTTATGGAGATGTCTATCCGGGGAAGCGGGTCTTTGCGTAGACGTTCAATTATCACGAGTCAAGGACGGTCTTGTTAATTTTGGATCGTTGACAAACGACAAAGCCCAGGGCTTCGAAAGCctcatatatatactatttgtCTAGCGGCATCTATACCCACGCGaccaaccaaaaaaaaaaaaaaaaaaaaaaaatgagggggaaaaaaaagtagagccCTAATCGAACAAAAACCAATTCCTAGCCAGCGGCCGCGATTATTACAGGCCATAAGTCCTTGGAACCACCATCTACCATGTCAAATATCATGcaagtctttctttattGTGTCTCACCAACCACTTTTCTGATGGCCTGGGCCACGTGGTCAATGTTGTGTGTATTTAGGCCGGCCATGCTGATTCGGCCGTTCTTGGTCATGTAGATGTGGTACTCCTCGCGGAGCTTCAGAACCTGGGCTTCTGATAAACCGGTGAAGCTGAACATGCCAATCTGATCTGTGATGTGGTTCCAGGTTCCTGGGGTTCCCAGCTCCTCAAGCTTGGATCGGAGAGCATT
Proteins encoded:
- a CDS encoding uncharacterized protein (EggNog:ENOG41~TransMembrane:3 (o140-157i317-338o385-405i)) produces the protein MASSNSTPLTSIDSMNSQIEKVVPTADQSKFVRGFSKELWQGLAAAARSLSFGRNTIDLGSLIKHGPKMPDDMEGTTELTGFASWEITEEPQSLNHPLRVSPHGPRTGLKRRWNLMKLQPTSCEISGHSSFQVSDSESNGLAFMFLAWSYILCVFLLEEQRIPVIYEDAAAPSGDETPTSNEFIVDLGDASNEEYRWWSTLLSPGQGWKATRFGHPVWAVSFTGNVKFKITYQRSASKPSGEIEEIKPPTSKEAAEFLSRFASLYNLESQAVLGLAMALIVPLHQNMSSTIHIPKPHLAKPSTVSLTSIIDKEFRNLSYYMALSSNPTFVASALWSVFWEPEVDCNLVTPWFDPIIDVLLPLIEDENLEMVGHMLALRRPGVAPLWYGLLACGTTETVLAIVPYLKTLNTRVPTKLMPEVAVWTDSPQSFMDLTGSGPYLQGSQISRADAWRLRHECCNAWKDGAHFRYLPTTPFRPFGSINGNELEVVVRKHLECSRHQWTYKGFTWVLRTNVTLLHEPRVLTTPWTDFEEDSVIQPPRRESVDPNYEPDHAASQRAVGDMFRWAATEMEASGKHIYSHPWVDINSHFVQAEKAKKRGNKGMMRLSELLMERVKEWNENREEDDETVVGAGEV
- a CDS encoding uncharacterized protein (EggNog:ENOG41); amino-acid sequence: MESLQEELLASSETGVDTLREYHPYPKRPLSPIIEESTAELPHNRKRVRESPTTVYGTSEDDRGWKRQQISDSRDTVETAVTEANTDPIAGEEINRVEGSSEEAILVEAVHEEAGREEADREETGPRAASVEEVTTQIATPLDNFYAVFDSDDEDVADEDILHSESAYQSTSASPSPPSEFDRAPHMSPAPETDISFFVLPKDRWPKEHKSVQYRDHSWSLVYNKHKTFICEFPEGLAEGSLGLCKELLEREQLPPRVSLFDDEVIHDTSIRVQRRNETMIFRDITPLIAPSAELMALRGDEQLDILCESTNEIWTYSQQLLQYQPQPSYSVGFKALAFTELQFTKVTEFFEDRCTSETSPIMGTSHMFFPCFSCEIGCFEVTRRQNVHNMTIGMRAVVDLFRGVKREAEVHRQILAFSISHDHRQAEIVAHYPVILGETTEYYQQLIASFIFTDSRYDKWTAYRFTKNMYEVWMPAQFQWICSAINQLPEGWSCGKDIGQREFV